Proteins found in one Clostridium kluyveri DSM 555 genomic segment:
- a CDS encoding sigma-70 family RNA polymerase sigma factor, translating to MKINENNFIDELKCRNEMALDYIYSKYLNLVYKIVLGILNDIATKEDIEECVSDIFIGVWKNISKYNPSVTSFNKWLIAVSKYKAIDYLRKFSKYQQTIELEENISMEKDSVEDKIIRNSQMTTFYEIIMNMNEVDYDLLNYVKVENYSIEDFELDEATSKRIKNNIKKKLNPNKIRKYIAVALLLISLGSFTIVNPTLATNIQNSIIQTMQMLRGDYTNYKKYTNNVNLSSYDKGVEFRVNEIVSDNNEIWISYSIISDKKIDEMVKNPNMGLIEFKINGKRLGGGYGESGEFVNNKRYDAVLELDTMRENITDTFYLDMDVKSIGELQGDWKFKIKVNKNDIQKETKSYEMNKNINLGEDTLFIKRISVSPISTSVEFKGALEKWHYFLLDDKGNEIKARGGSSDGSEGEMHFNSLINRNTKYLTFIPFEYNDNYKPDPRTYDIDKLPLELPQGNLGKLIVNNIERDNDTLKISYTAEGEIPITGSEGLCLFDEQGKLIEPENRFSTQEDPLNQYKFEMCFKGISQNKKYKIGTMGLENFYKINNAFRFTIELK from the coding sequence ATGAAAATAAATGAAAATAATTTTATTGATGAATTAAAGTGTAGAAATGAGATGGCATTGGATTATATATATTCTAAATATTTGAATTTGGTTTATAAAATTGTACTTGGTATTTTGAATGATATTGCCACTAAAGAAGATATTGAAGAATGTGTGAGTGATATTTTTATCGGGGTTTGGAAAAACATATCAAAATATAATCCCAGTGTTACATCATTCAATAAATGGCTAATAGCGGTGTCTAAATATAAAGCTATTGATTATTTGAGAAAATTTAGTAAGTATCAACAAACTATAGAGTTGGAAGAGAATATAAGTATGGAAAAAGACAGCGTAGAAGATAAGATAATTCGAAATAGCCAAATGACTACTTTTTATGAAATTATAATGAATATGAATGAAGTGGATTATGATCTTTTAAATTACGTAAAAGTAGAGAATTATAGTATTGAAGATTTCGAATTAGATGAAGCTACTTCTAAAAGAATAAAAAATAATATTAAGAAAAAATTAAACCCTAATAAAATAAGAAAATATATTGCAGTAGCACTTTTATTAATAAGTTTAGGTAGTTTTACTATAGTAAATCCAACATTAGCAACCAATATACAGAATTCAATAATTCAAACTATGCAAATGCTGAGAGGTGATTATACAAACTACAAAAAATATACTAATAATGTTAACTTATCTTCTTACGATAAAGGTGTTGAATTTAGAGTTAATGAAATAGTAAGTGATAACAATGAAATATGGATTTCATATTCTATAATTAGTGATAAAAAAATAGATGAAATGGTTAAAAATCCCAATATGGGTTTAATAGAATTTAAGATAAATGGAAAAAGGTTAGGAGGAGGATATGGAGAATCTGGGGAGTTTGTTAATAATAAAAGATATGATGCAGTTTTAGAATTGGATACAATGAGAGAAAATATTACTGACACATTTTATTTAGACATGGATGTGAAATCAATAGGTGAGCTGCAGGGTGACTGGAAGTTTAAGATTAAGGTTAATAAAAATGATATTCAGAAAGAAACTAAGAGTTATGAAATGAACAAGAATATAAATCTTGGAGAAGATACTCTCTTTATTAAGAGGATAAGTGTATCTCCTATATCTACGTCTGTAGAGTTCAAGGGAGCACTTGAAAAATGGCACTATTTTTTATTGGATGACAAGGGAAATGAAATAAAAGCTAGAGGAGGTTCTTCAGATGGATCTGAAGGAGAGATGCATTTTAATAGTTTGATAAATAGGAATACAAAATATTTAACATTTATACCATTTGAATATAATGATAACTATAAACCTGACCCGAGAACATATGATATAGATAAATTACCACTTGAATTACCACAAGGAAATTTAGGAAAACTTATAGTTAACAATATTGAACGGGACAATGATACGCTTAAAATCTCATATACTGCAGAAGGAGAAATTCCTATAACCGGGTCTGAGGGATTGTGTTTATTCGATGAACAAGGGAAATTAATCGAACCTGAAAATAGATTTTCTACTCAGGAAGATCCTTTGAATCAATATAAATTTGAGATGTGCTTTAAGGGAATTTCTCAAAATAAGAAATATAAAATAGGTACTATGGGATTAGAGAATTTCTATAAAATAAATAATGCGTTCAGATTTACTATTGAACTAAAGTAG
- a CDS encoding alpha/beta-type small acid-soluble spore protein → MARNSNNLVVPQAREALNRFKMELAREVGVNLKNGYNGDLTSREAGSIGGNMVKKMVEAYEQGLK, encoded by the coding sequence ATGGCACGTAACAGTAATAATTTAGTAGTTCCACAGGCTAGAGAAGCTTTAAATAGATTTAAAATGGAATTAGCTAGAGAGGTAGGAGTAAATCTAAAAAATGGATATAATGGAGATCTTACTTCAAGAGAAGCCGGTTCTATAGGCGGAAACATGGTTAAGAAAATGGTTGAAGCTTATGAGCAGGGTTTAAAATAA
- a CDS encoding Spo0E family sporulation regulatory protein-aspartic acid phosphatase: protein MKKIKLILRELERQRELLEQKMNEGKDLSNPEIIKESQKLDLILNEYAIAIRNLKI from the coding sequence ATGAAAAAAATCAAATTAATACTAAGAGAATTAGAAAGACAACGAGAGCTACTTGAACAGAAAATGAATGAAGGTAAAGATTTATCTAACCCTGAAATAATTAAAGAAAGTCAAAAGTTAGATTTAATTTTAAATGAATATGCAATTGCCATTAGGAATTTAAAAATATAA
- a CDS encoding DMT family transporter: MEKQLTRINPKVLLLMGVFGVSFSSIFIKYSNAPSLVIATYRLGWTVLILFPLIGMKFRGEILKLKKDDILWNILSGFFLAVHFSLWFESLKFTSVASSTVLVSTEVIFSALGFVLVFKGRINRYGILAIIITFLGSIVIAANDYGGGKNVLYGDALALLAAVMVAVYTLIGRKQRDHLSTTVYTFVTYSACFITLIIFDFISYTPIYGYGINEIILGLLLGISCTLLGHSVFSWCLKYLSPSYVSSAKLLEPVFASILAALIYGEIPQISQIIGSIIVIGGVYMYSRYE, encoded by the coding sequence TTGGAAAAACAATTGACTAGAATTAACCCTAAAGTACTTTTGTTGATGGGAGTATTTGGAGTATCTTTTTCATCCATATTTATAAAATATTCAAATGCTCCCAGCCTGGTTATAGCTACATATCGTTTGGGGTGGACAGTTCTCATCCTGTTTCCTTTAATAGGAATGAAATTTCGTGGAGAAATTCTAAAATTAAAAAAAGATGATATTTTGTGGAATATACTAAGCGGATTTTTCCTGGCAGTCCATTTTTCACTTTGGTTTGAATCCTTGAAATTCACATCAGTTGCCAGTTCCACAGTGCTCGTAAGTACGGAAGTTATTTTTTCTGCCCTTGGATTTGTGCTTGTATTTAAAGGTAGAATAAATAGATATGGAATACTTGCAATTATAATTACCTTTTTAGGAAGTATAGTAATTGCCGCAAATGATTATGGCGGCGGAAAAAATGTATTGTATGGAGATGCTCTGGCACTGCTTGCAGCTGTTATGGTTGCAGTATACACATTAATTGGAAGGAAACAAAGGGATCATCTTAGCACCACGGTATACACATTTGTAACCTATAGTGCATGTTTTATTACACTTATTATATTTGATTTTATAAGTTATACGCCAATTTATGGGTATGGAATCAATGAAATCATTCTTGGACTTTTACTTGGCATTTCCTGTACATTATTAGGCCATAGTGTATTTAGCTGGTGTCTTAAGTATTTAAGTCCCTCTTATGTATCTTCAGCTAAATTGTTAGAACCGGTATTTGCTTCCATACTGGCAGCATTGATTTATGGGGAAATCCCACAGATTTCACAAATTATAGGGAGTATAATTGTCATTGGTGGAGTGTATATGTATTCTAGGTATGAATAG
- a CDS encoding proline racemase family protein, translated as MNESIEITHPYLDITTVDLVEFYGMSHNPEANLKNVLIFGDAQVDRSPCGTGTSAKLVHLYEKGKIGLNKLILNNYDPHEYGFLIEKGYDKMKTSFI; from the coding sequence ATCAATGAGTCAATAGAGATTACACATCCATATCTTGATATAACTACAGTAGATTTAGTTGAATTTTACGGAATGTCCCATAATCCAGAAGCAAATTTAAAAAATGTTCTTATATTTGGAGATGCACAGGTAGATCGCTCACCCTGTGGTACTGGAACCAGTGCAAAACTGGTCCATCTTTATGAAAAGGGTAAAATAGGTCTTAATAAACTTATCCTAAATAATTATGATCCTCATGAATATGGATTTCTTATTGAAAAAGGGTATGATAAAATGAAAACAAGCTTTATTTAA
- a CDS encoding permease prefix domain 1-containing protein yields the protein MDMKVQVYIDRLFQDYEDTPELKDFKEEIAINLQERIKEFKSKGDSPDQAFDKASAELGDITEIADQISRQKRKEVIDKMYVHSKIPIDKKHAAGYVIAGAIALFAIISAFTAYFSTGDISTGVSILSVFISISTAMFVFLGLTQETDSDFPMKWKRALVYGISSAAIAFGACISATLYFMKGMVLESVSGSLIPFVIPGLCVLVFLLLTEKDRHKPWVLEREKVWRENYAKVYKDPKVMEQRGLLSGALWLFAAALFVVFGFVIGFKYSWVVFLFAVAGEVLIEFWMSSRSKT from the coding sequence ATGGATATGAAAGTACAGGTTTATATAGATAGGTTATTTCAAGATTATGAAGATACCCCAGAACTTAAGGATTTTAAGGAAGAAATTGCAATCAATTTGCAGGAGCGTATTAAAGAATTTAAAAGCAAGGGTGATTCTCCTGATCAGGCCTTTGATAAGGCATCGGCTGAACTAGGTGATATTACTGAGATTGCAGATCAGATCAGCCGCCAGAAGAGAAAGGAGGTAATTGACAAGATGTATGTACATTCAAAAATACCAATTGATAAAAAACATGCTGCAGGGTATGTAATTGCAGGTGCTATTGCACTATTTGCAATAATCTCTGCATTTACTGCTTATTTTAGTACAGGTGATATATCTACGGGAGTATCTATTTTATCGGTATTTATTTCAATCTCCACAGCTATGTTTGTATTTTTGGGTCTTACCCAGGAAACGGACAGTGATTTTCCTATGAAGTGGAAGCGTGCTCTGGTATATGGAATTTCATCAGCTGCAATTGCCTTTGGAGCTTGTATTTCGGCTACGTTGTATTTTATGAAAGGAATGGTGCTTGAATCTGTATCTGGAAGTCTTATACCTTTTGTGATCCCGGGACTTTGTGTGCTGGTATTTCTACTGCTTACTGAAAAGGATAGACATAAACCCTGGGTACTGGAAAGAGAAAAAGTGTGGAGGGAAAATTATGCTAAAGTCTATAAGGATCCCAAAGTTATGGAACAAAGGGGGCTTTTGTCTGGAGCACTTTGGTTATTTGCAGCAGCGCTTTTTGTAGTATTTGGCTTTGTAATTGGCTTTAAATACTCCTGGGTAGTATTTCTGTTTGCAGTTGCTGGGGAGGTGCTTATAGAATTCTGGATGAGTTCAAGAAGTAAAACTTGA
- a CDS encoding PadR family transcriptional regulator, with protein MDLKTPSDLLRGHTDTIVLSILIKGDSYGYKIHKAIMEKAENQFELKEATLYSSYRRLEQGGYITAYWGDESQGGRRKYYRITGKGKELYRQNKEDWEFSQRILNKLLEGE; from the coding sequence ATGGACTTAAAAACACCATCAGATCTACTGCGGGGACATACAGATACTATTGTTTTATCCATTTTGATTAAAGGAGACAGTTATGGGTATAAAATTCATAAAGCAATTATGGAAAAAGCTGAGAATCAGTTTGAATTAAAAGAAGCAACTTTGTATTCAAGTTATAGAAGGCTGGAGCAGGGTGGGTATATTACTGCTTATTGGGGAGATGAATCCCAGGGAGGGCGCCGTAAATACTACAGAATTACTGGAAAGGGAAAGGAACTGTACAGACAAAATAAAGAAGATTGGGAATTTTCACAGAGAATACTCAATAAATTGTTGGAGGGGGAATGA
- a CDS encoding TetR/AcrR family transcriptional regulator: MPKKTFLNLEEKKKENIMRSAVNEFSEQGFEKANVGNIAKNANVSKGSIYQYFNNKKELFFFSVKWSTDFIGKKYGNHFISDNKDINIFDLFHKNSKSLWVQMREERKLIIFVQDVFLGKYKNLTDESMSYMMDILNEYTLKLIQNGKKNGSIRKDIDDNMLSIFITAVSMGFKEHMMRNSRENGRDIIDEDFEINEKEIKSMIELLKNGMGGK; this comes from the coding sequence ATGCCAAAAAAAACATTTTTAAATTTGGAAGAAAAAAAGAAAGAAAACATAATGCGTTCTGCTGTAAATGAATTTTCAGAGCAAGGTTTTGAAAAAGCAAATGTAGGTAATATAGCTAAAAACGCCAATGTATCAAAAGGTAGCATATACCAGTATTTCAACAATAAAAAAGAACTATTTTTCTTTTCAGTAAAATGGTCTACAGATTTTATCGGTAAAAAATATGGTAACCATTTTATCTCTGATAATAAAGATATAAATATTTTTGATTTATTCCATAAAAATTCTAAATCCCTGTGGGTTCAGATGAGAGAGGAAAGAAAACTTATAATATTTGTCCAGGATGTATTCCTTGGAAAATATAAAAATTTAACTGATGAATCCATGTCCTATATGATGGATATTTTAAATGAATATACACTAAAATTAATCCAAAATGGTAAAAAAAATGGTTCTATAAGAAAAGACATAGATGACAACATGCTTTCCATATTCATTACAGCGGTATCCATGGGATTTAAAGAACACATGATGAGAAACTCAAGGGAAAATGGAAGAGATATTATAGATGAAGATTTTGAAATAAATGAGAAAGAGATTAAGTCCATGATTGAGCTTTTAAAGAATGGAATGGGAGGAAAATAA
- a CDS encoding ABC transporter ATP-binding protein encodes MFMQVNNLKKSYKTGNIVTPVLDNVNLSLDNGEIGAILGPSGSGKSTLLNIIGGLDFCDHGSVIVDNTEVTKLSDKRLTEYRRKKIGFIFQFYNLIPHLTVGENIEVVSNISKHPLSTDEILKDVDMLDKKYRFPNELSGGEQQRTAIARAIVKNPSLLLCDEPTGALDFLTSREILKLLQKINRNFSTTILMITHNEAISSMAHRIYKVRSGKILENKINKNIIPAERIEW; translated from the coding sequence ATGTTCATGCAGGTTAATAATTTAAAGAAAAGCTATAAAACAGGTAATATAGTTACTCCTGTCTTAGACAATGTAAATTTGTCTCTCGACAATGGGGAAATTGGTGCAATTCTTGGTCCTTCAGGCTCCGGCAAATCCACTCTGCTCAATATAATAGGCGGACTGGATTTTTGTGATCATGGATCAGTTATAGTAGATAACACAGAAGTCACCAAACTTTCGGATAAAAGGCTTACTGAATATAGAAGAAAGAAAATAGGATTTATATTTCAGTTTTATAATCTTATACCCCACCTCACTGTAGGTGAAAATATTGAAGTTGTTTCAAATATAAGCAAACATCCATTGTCCACAGATGAGATATTAAAGGATGTAGATATGCTTGATAAAAAATACAGATTCCCAAATGAACTCAGCGGAGGTGAGCAGCAGAGAACTGCAATTGCAAGAGCTATAGTTAAAAATCCATCCCTTCTTTTATGTGACGAGCCTACAGGAGCACTGGACTTTTTAACTTCAAGGGAAATATTGAAACTGCTGCAGAAAATCAACAGAAATTTTAGTACAACTATACTCATGATAACCCACAATGAAGCTATAAGTTCCATGGCCCATAGAATCTATAAAGTGAGAAGTGGAAAAATTTTAGAAAACAAAATAAATAAAAATATAATTCCTGCAGAAAGGATTGAATGGTAA
- a CDS encoding ABC transporter permease, whose protein sequence is MVINKKIKRTIMENKSQYMGTLLLIILSCVLFTMFNLLSSNISSISSSFEKNYNQEDADFILDKRLNNLDSLKAKFNMDIEETLTVDYTMSNNNILRTFSQNTKINIPAIIEGKNLNGNDILIDPAYAKANALNINDHIKIYGKSFKISGFMSLPNYIYPLKSKTDLINDPNSFGIGVISKKDFSNFKGENSFYSIKFNDSEGNVDSKILQFKNYLKSQDIIVLQWTNTSENPRVTYVSAKLNSIDQISSSMPIALLLLTCILTGAVIWRMLKKESAIIGTLYALGYNKGKITKHYLMYPLPIAFTGGLIGTVLGAIFSKPMVNLMLQYFNMPMDSINFTAKYIVSSILLPVIFLGTCSYFVIRSTLKYSPIQLIRNNYGKNKVGFMERKLKLDRFKFSTKFKIREQLRNIPRSIFLLFGVIFATMFLLFGFAAKSSMDYLMKDAFNESFKYNYAYIFNSIQSGEPTAGEAFCEIPLNLKYDNKMNITLYGISPNSKYVSLKDSAGNKLDTDKVIVTRPLADKLGLGPNDTVNVINKLDSKEYNIKIDDIAETYLGQYVYMPIEKFDHMFGYLPHSYMGLWSSDKLKISEDKLLTTASVEDIKKSFNAMIQPLKLTIGSISVISFIIGLIVIYVVTSLIIEENRKNIGLLKILGYRKKEIYSLILNSSSLMVFVGYILGIPLILVFLNSLFNSATKDMSISFPVTINYIYIILGFIIIYLTYELSKTLNRKKINRISMTDSLKSENE, encoded by the coding sequence ATGGTCATAAATAAAAAAATTAAAAGAACCATTATGGAAAATAAGTCACAATATATGGGTACTCTGCTGCTTATCATTTTAAGCTGTGTTCTATTTACTATGTTCAACTTGCTTTCCAGCAATATATCAAGTATATCATCTTCTTTTGAAAAAAACTACAACCAGGAAGATGCAGATTTTATTTTGGATAAAAGATTAAACAATCTAGATTCTCTTAAGGCAAAATTCAACATGGACATAGAAGAGACTTTAACAGTTGATTATACAATGTCAAATAACAACATTCTTAGGACATTCAGTCAAAATACAAAAATAAACATTCCCGCAATCATTGAGGGAAAAAACTTAAATGGAAATGATATTCTGATTGATCCTGCTTATGCAAAGGCAAATGCTCTCAATATCAATGACCACATAAAAATCTATGGGAAATCCTTTAAGATATCAGGCTTTATGTCACTACCCAACTATATATACCCTCTGAAATCGAAAACGGATTTAATAAATGATCCAAATAGTTTTGGAATAGGGGTAATAAGTAAGAAGGATTTTAGTAATTTTAAAGGCGAAAACAGTTTCTATAGTATAAAATTTAATGACAGTGAAGGAAATGTGGATTCTAAAATACTGCAGTTTAAAAACTACCTAAAAAGTCAAGATATAATTGTACTTCAGTGGACAAATACCAGTGAAAATCCAAGAGTAACCTATGTAAGTGCAAAGCTCAACAGCATAGATCAAATAAGTTCCTCCATGCCAATTGCCTTATTACTCCTAACCTGCATACTCACAGGAGCTGTTATATGGAGGATGCTAAAAAAGGAATCTGCAATTATAGGAACCCTTTATGCTCTTGGATATAACAAGGGGAAAATCACAAAACACTACCTTATGTATCCCCTACCCATTGCATTTACAGGTGGACTAATTGGAACCGTACTTGGAGCCATCTTCTCAAAACCCATGGTCAATTTAATGCTTCAGTATTTTAATATGCCTATGGACTCCATAAACTTTACCGCAAAATATATAGTATCAAGTATCCTTCTACCTGTAATTTTTCTAGGAACTTGCAGCTATTTTGTAATAAGATCCACCCTCAAATATTCTCCCATACAGTTGATAAGAAACAACTACGGGAAAAATAAGGTAGGCTTTATGGAAAGAAAATTAAAACTTGACAGATTCAAATTTTCCACCAAGTTCAAGATCAGAGAACAGCTTAGAAACATACCCCGAAGTATATTTCTTTTATTTGGTGTTATATTTGCAACAATGTTTCTGCTCTTTGGATTTGCCGCCAAAAGTTCTATGGACTATCTTATGAAGGATGCTTTCAATGAATCATTTAAATACAATTATGCCTACATTTTTAATTCTATCCAAAGTGGAGAACCTACAGCAGGTGAAGCCTTTTGCGAAATACCCTTAAACTTGAAATATGACAACAAGATGAATATCACTCTATACGGAATAAGCCCCAATTCAAAATACGTTTCATTGAAAGACAGTGCAGGAAATAAGTTGGATACGGATAAAGTTATTGTCACAAGACCCCTTGCAGACAAACTTGGATTAGGGCCAAATGATACTGTAAATGTTATAAACAAGCTTGATTCAAAAGAATACAACATAAAAATAGATGATATCGCAGAAACTTATTTGGGGCAATATGTATATATGCCAATAGAAAAATTTGATCATATGTTTGGCTATCTACCTCACAGCTATATGGGCCTTTGGAGTTCAGACAAACTGAAAATTTCAGAAGACAAGCTACTTACTACTGCTTCAGTGGAGGATATAAAAAAATCTTTTAATGCAATGATACAGCCCCTTAAATTAACCATAGGCTCTATATCAGTTATATCCTTCATAATAGGTCTCATAGTTATATATGTAGTAACTTCTTTAATCATAGAAGAAAACAGAAAAAATATAGGACTGCTTAAAATATTGGGATATAGAAAAAAAGAGATTTACTCTCTCATATTAAACAGTTCTTCACTTATGGTTTTTGTAGGTTATATTCTGGGAATACCACTGATCCTTGTATTTTTGAACTCACTATTTAATTCTGCAACCAAAGATATGAGCATTTCATTTCCTGTAACTATAAACTATATATACATCATTTTAGGGTTTATCATAATATATCTGACCTATGAATTGTCCAAAACTCTAAACAGGAAGAAAATCAACAGAATTTCAATGACTGACTCTCTAAAATCGGAAAATGAATAA
- a CDS encoding flavodoxin domain-containing protein codes for MRTVVIYKSKTGFTKKYAQWIAEELSADIFDISKVTINMVTAYDIIIYGGSLYAVGINGVGLITKNIDKLKDKKIVVFATGASPPRDSVISEVKGKNFTLDQQKYIKFFYLRGGFNYSKLNTFDKFLMTLLKWKIKNKKKEELTTDEIGMLAVYDKPVDFTRKKNIDEIITYVNSIMEKS; via the coding sequence ATGAGAACCGTGGTAATATACAAGTCAAAAACAGGTTTTACAAAGAAATATGCACAATGGATTGCAGAAGAGTTATCAGCTGATATTTTTGATATATCAAAAGTTACTATAAATATGGTGACTGCATATGATATCATAATTTATGGAGGGAGTTTGTATGCAGTAGGTATAAATGGGGTAGGGTTAATAACAAAAAATATTGATAAACTTAAAGATAAAAAGATAGTTGTTTTTGCAACAGGGGCATCACCACCAAGAGATAGTGTAATAAGTGAAGTTAAAGGTAAAAATTTTACTTTAGATCAACAAAAATATATTAAGTTCTTTTATTTAAGGGGAGGATTTAATTATAGTAAATTGAACACTTTTGATAAATTTCTTATGACATTACTGAAATGGAAGATAAAGAATAAAAAGAAAGAAGAATTGACAACTGATGAAATAGGTATGCTTGCCGTATATGACAAACCAGTGGATTTTACAAGAAAGAAGAATATAGATGAAATAATAACTTATGTTAATTCAATTATGGAAAAATCATGA
- a CDS encoding H-type small acid-soluble spore protein, with amino-acid sequence MDENRVKEILESKGIIEVKYKNNPVWLESISTDKDDKIQVKDLNTNEHFSVNIIDLKE; translated from the coding sequence TTGGATGAAAATAGAGTGAAAGAAATACTTGAATCTAAAGGAATTATAGAAGTAAAGTATAAAAATAATCCTGTGTGGCTTGAAAGTATAAGTACGGATAAAGATGATAAGATACAGGTTAAGGATTTAAATACAAATGAACACTTTAGTGTAAATATTATAGATTTAAAAGAATAA
- a CDS encoding GNAT family N-acetyltransferase codes for MIRKAEEQDIPFLLDIYNEAILNGTATFDLEPKTLEDRKQWFYDHIETHPLLVCEKYEKAIAYASLSTYREKKAYDGSVELSIYIHKDYRGIGIGKQLMEAILNLAKEIDGIHTIISIITAGNEVSDRLHEKFGFTYCGKIKEAGYKFGQYCDINVYQIMV; via the coding sequence ATGATAAGAAAGGCAGAGGAACAAGATATTCCTTTTTTACTAGATATATATAATGAGGCCATATTAAATGGTACAGCAACTTTTGATTTAGAACCTAAAACTCTAGAAGATAGGAAGCAGTGGTTTTATGATCATATTGAAACACATCCTTTATTGGTATGTGAAAAATATGAAAAAGCTATTGCATATGCAAGCTTGTCTACTTATAGAGAGAAAAAAGCGTATGATGGAAGTGTGGAGCTTTCTATCTATATTCATAAAGACTATAGAGGAATTGGGATCGGGAAACAGTTAATGGAAGCAATTCTTAATCTTGCGAAAGAAATTGATGGAATTCATACAATCATATCTATTATAACTGCAGGCAATGAAGTTAGTGATAGGCTCCACGAAAAATTTGGATTTACCTACTGTGGGAAAATTAAAGAAGCAGGGTATAAATTTGGACAATATTGTGATATTAATGTTTATCAGATTATGGTATAA
- a CDS encoding ABC transporter permease, with translation MSIFYLELKRVLITRSTWILLLAAILLTGIMSYFPISYVHYTYIDKIGEIVNTSGTKAIEANKRIIVQGEITPDKIHKAVENYQEVTKKYGSIYSEDIPQDIYNEKILPVRYIIDRLESVYADPNTKAPVDLSKISPEEAAANFYKKYTEQIKNGVLDPVSQKKALSMYEKVDKPFKFIYGYGSSDAGSYLIILIFLLVIICTFITAPIFSAEYQTGADSILRCTKYGKVKLSVCKVISAILICSITFAICISIFSIIENKVFGWDSLKASLQSVEAICLPPISVGETQMITAVAGMLTLIAVVSFTLFLSARCKNIANSIIISVVFCILPLILSSISGSNIMNWIRMILPSGGTGLGNSFGCELVGLTFLKLGSFSLWAPYVITGAAIISIPLFVALTILSYCKHELV, from the coding sequence ATGAGCATTTTTTATTTGGAATTGAAGAGGGTGTTAATAACTCGTTCAACATGGATTTTGCTGTTGGCAGCTATTTTATTGACTGGAATTATGTCATACTTTCCCATATCATATGTTCATTATACCTATATTGATAAAATTGGAGAAATTGTAAACACCTCTGGAACAAAGGCCATAGAAGCAAATAAAAGAATTATAGTACAGGGAGAGATTACACCAGATAAAATACATAAAGCAGTTGAAAATTACCAGGAAGTTACAAAGAAATATGGAAGTATTTATAGTGAGGATATTCCCCAAGATATCTATAATGAAAAGATACTTCCGGTTCGATATATAATAGATCGGTTGGAGAGTGTATATGCAGACCCAAATACAAAGGCACCTGTAGATTTAAGTAAGATTTCTCCCGAAGAAGCTGCGGCAAATTTCTATAAAAAATATACTGAACAGATAAAAAATGGAGTTTTGGATCCTGTATCACAAAAGAAGGCGCTTTCTATGTATGAAAAAGTAGATAAACCTTTTAAATTCATATATGGCTATGGCAGCAGTGATGCTGGAAGCTATCTTATTATATTGATTTTTCTTTTAGTAATTATATGCACATTTATTACTGCACCAATATTCTCTGCAGAGTATCAGACAGGAGCAGATAGTATATTGAGGTGTACTAAATATGGCAAAGTAAAACTTTCTGTATGTAAAGTAATTTCTGCTATTTTGATTTGCAGCATAACCTTTGCAATTTGTATTTCTATATTTAGTATTATTGAAAACAAGGTGTTTGGATGGGATAGTCTAAAGGCATCACTTCAAAGTGTAGAAGCTATCTGTCTTCCTCCTATAAGTGTTGGTGAAACCCAGATGATTACTGCAGTGGCAGGCATGTTGACACTTATTGCAGTTGTCAGCTTTACACTGTTTTTATCTGCAAGATGTAAGAATATAGCCAATTCAATTATAATAAGCGTTGTATTTTGTATATTGCCCCTTATACTTAGTTCTATTTCCGGAAGCAATATTATGAATTGGATTAGAATGATTTTGCCATCTGGGGGTACAGGTCTTGGAAATAGTTTTGGCTGTGAACTTGTGGGACTTACCTTTCTTAAATTAGGTTCTTTTAGTTTATGGGCACCATATGTAATAACTGGCGCAGCGATTATTTCCATTCCTTTGTTTGTAGCCCTCACAATTTTGTCCTATTGCAAACATGAATTGGTTTAA